In a genomic window of Balaenoptera ricei isolate mBalRic1 chromosome 3, mBalRic1.hap2, whole genome shotgun sequence:
- the ANKRD24 gene encoding ankyrin repeat domain-containing protein 24 isoform X5, producing the protein MKQLCLCATASFAAPTQDHSPRQLRLSPTDLGSCPPCGPCPIPKPAARGRRQSQDWGKSDERLLQAVENNDAARVASLIARKGLVPTKLDPEGKSAFHLAAMRGAASCLEVMLTHGANVMSTDGAGYSALHLAAKYGHPQCLKQLLQASCVVDTVDSSGWTALHHAAAGGCISCSEMLCSFKAHLNPRDRLGTTPLIIAAQMCHTDLCRLLLQQGAAANDQDLQGRTALMLACEGASPETVEVLLQGGAQPGITDALGQDAAHYGALAGDKLILHLLQEAAQRPSPPSEDDSGEASSQNSVSSHEKQGAPKKRKAPQPPANIPMPDDQDAYEEIVRLRQERGRLLQKIRGLEQHQERRKQELPEAEASSLHSLERQVQELQQLLAEKQEEKESLGREVESLQSRLSLLENERENTSYDVATLQDEEGELPDFPGAEALLSKHLSPSAQELLASLQEQVTMLTRQNQELMEKVQILEHFEKDEMEAGSLAEVIPLALYDSLRAEFNQLRRQHAKALQALEQQEAQEAPGEEEAAPREGKGPGAKTTRNGPVQTELNGTAAPETRFNGAESTDEEAAGVETTEARALEAASMVAEATETRPTDAEATETEGVGAERLETKATGAEVTETKTLEEGGNPETKATGAESTNMKTEEPEWKASGTGAVPEELTGTGTMKTEAVGVEATTPRVTPGPALHPSAAGLEAAHGKAEPAEAEGGGAGGVGSGDTGQLRAALEQAREDLRDRDCRLRELEAASARLDEAQAGRLLAEEEARGLRAELAQREELRLELSRELQALREQLATATAAGEQQRAAAVKLGQARDAAEARAAELAAACEEARRGLAELREASEGLRQAAVPASAHHRLQEEALELRGRAASLEQEVVATGKEAARLRAELERERVGSVARLEHERIVGALQADVARLQGQLEELGRRHEKTSAEVFQITELSKEVFSLKEALKDQPGAPGSSEVEALRGQVKALREQLEEASRDHSAVVALYRSHLLYAIQGQMDEDVQRILSQILQMQRLQAQGR; encoded by the exons ATGAAGCAGCTGTGCCTTTGCGCCACCGCCTCCTTTGCG GCCCCCACCCAGGACCACTCCCCCCGGCAGCTGCGACTCAGCCCCACTGACCTTGGCTCCTGCCCACCCTGCGGCCCCTGCCCCATCCCGAAGCCGGCAGCCAGAGGCAGGCGCCAG AGCCAGGACTGGGGCAAAAGTGACGAGCGGCTGCTGCAGGCCGTGGAGAACAATGATGCCGCACGGGTGGCCTCCCTCATTGCCCGCAAGGGGCTGGTGCCCACGAAGCTGGACCCCGAGGGCAAGTCCGC aTTCCACCTGGCGGCCATGAGGGGTGCAGCCAGCTGTCTAGAGGTGATGCTGACACACGGCGCCAACGTTATGAGCACGGATGGGGCAG gTTACAGTGCCCTCCACCTGGCCGCCAAGTATGGGCACCCTCAGTGCTTGAAGCAACTACTGCAG GCATCCTGCGTGGTGGATACTGTGGACAGTAGTGGGTGGACGGCCCTGCATCACGCAG cGGCTGGCGGCTGCAtctcctgctcagaaatgctctgCTCCTTCAAGGCACATCTGAATCCCCGAGATCGG ctggGTACAACACCCCTCATCATAGCAGCTCAGATGTGTCACACAGATCTGTGCCGCCTTCTCCTGCAGCAAGGGGCTGCTGCAAATGACCAGGACCTTCAGGGCAG GACGGCCCTGATGCTGGCCTGTGAGGGAGCCAGCCCCGAAACAGTGGAGGTGCTGCTGCAGGGTGGGGCCCAGCCGGGCATCACTGATGCGCTGGGCCAGGACGCTGCTCACTACGGCGCCCTGGCCGGGGACAAACTCATCCTACACCTCCTGCAGGAGGCCGCCCAGCGCCCCTCACCACCCAGCG aggaTGATTCAGGCGAGGCATCGTCTCAG AACTCTGTGTCCAGCCATGAAAAGCAAGGGGCCCCCAAGAAGCGGAAGGCACCTCAGCCCCCTGCCAATATCCCGATGCCG GATGATCAAGATGCCTATGAGGAGATCGTGCGGCTGCGACAGGAGAGGGGCCGCCTACTGCAGAAGATCCGGGGCCTGGAGCAGCACCAGGAACGGAGGAAGCAGGAG CTGCCAGAGGCGGAGGCCAGCTCCCTCCACAGCCTGGAGAGACAG GTGCAAGAGCTACAGCAGCTGCTGGcagagaagcaggaggagaaggagagtcTAGGACGGGAGGTGGAAAGTTTGCAGAGCAGGCTGTCCCTGCTGGAG AATGAGAGGGAGAACACCAGCTATGATGTGGCCACCCTGCAGGACGAGGAGGGTGAGCTGCCCGACTTCCCAG GGGCTGAGGCGCTGCTCTCCAAGCACCTAAGCCCATCGGCCCAGGAGCTCTTGGCCTCGCTGCAGGAGCAGGTGACCATGCTCACCAGACAGAACCAGGAGCTGATGGAGAAGGTCcag atCCTGGAGCACTTCGAGAAGGACGAGATGGAGGCTGGCAGTCTGGCCGAGGTCATCCCTCTGGCGCTGTACGACTCTCTCCGGGCTGAGTTTAACCAGCTCCGCAGGCAGCATGCCAAGGCCCTGCAGGCGCTGGAGCAACAGGAAGCGCAGGAGGCCCCTGGAGAAGAGGAGGCAGCCCCCAGGGAGGGCAAAGGCCCGGGAgccaagaccaccagaaacggaccGGTGCAAACAGAGCTTAACGGCACTGCAGCTCCGGAAACCAGATTTAATGGAGCCGAGAGCACAGATGAGGAGGCTGCAGGAGTAGAAACCACGGAAGCCAGAGCTTTGGAAGCAGCATCCATGGTGGCTGAGGCCACGGAAACAAGACCCACGGACGCTGAGGCCACGGAAACGGAGGGTGTGGGAGCCGAGCGCTTGGAGACAAAGGCCACAGGGGCTGAGGTCACAGAAACGAAAACTCTAGAAGAAGGAGGAAACCCAGAAACAAAGGCCACGGGAGCAGAGTCCACAAATATGAAAACAGAGGAACCAGAATGGAAGGCCAGTGGAACAGGTGCTGTGCCAGAAGAGCTCACAGGCACAGGGACCATGAAAACGGAGGCCGTGGGAGTGGAGGCCACGACCCCGAGGGTCACCCCAGGCCCCGCCCTGCACCCCAGTGCTGCCGGGCTGGAGGCGGCCCACGGCAAGGCTGAGCCCGCGGAGGCCGAGGGCGGTGGGGCTGGCGGGGTCGGCAGCGGTGACACAGGCCAGCTGCGGGCCGCCCTGGAGCAGGCCCGGGAGGACCTCCGAGACCGGGACTGCCGCCTCCGGGAGCTGGAAGCGGCCTCGGCCCGGCTGGACGAGGCCCAGGCCGGCCGGCTGTTGGCCGAGGAGGAGGCTCGGGGCCTGCGGGCAGAGCTGGCCCAGCGGGAGGAGTTGCGGCTGGAGCTGAGCCGGGAGCTGCAGGCCCTACGGGAGCAGCTGGCCACGGCCACAGCCGCCGGGGAGCAGCAGCGGGCCGCGGCCGTGAAGCTGGGCCAGGCGCGGGACGCGGCTGAGGCCCGGGCCGCCGAGCTGGCCGCGGCCTGCGAGGAGGCTCGGCGGGGCCTGGCGGAATTGCGTGAGGCGTCCGAGGGGCTCCGCCAGGCAGCGGTGCCGGCCTCGGCGCATCACCGGCTGCAGGAGGAGGCCCTGGAGTTGCGGGGCCGGGCGGCCAGCCTGGAGCAGGAGGTGGTGGCCACGGGCAAGGAGGCTGCCCGTCTGCGGGCAGAGCTGGAGCGCGAGCGTGTGGGCAGCGTGGCCCGCCTGGAGCACGAGCGCATCGTGGGTGCCCTGCAGGCCGACGTGGCCCGGCTGCAGGGGCAGCTGGAGGAGCTGGGGCGACGCCACGAGAAGACCAGCGCCGAGGTCTTCCAG ATCACAGAGCTCTCCAAGGAAGTCTTCAGTCTTAAGGAGGCACTGAAGGACCAGCCGGGAGCCCCAGGCTCCTCGGAGGTGGAGGCCCTTCGCGGCCAGGTGAAGGCTCTACGGGAGCAGCTGGAG gAAGCTTCCAGGGACCACAGTGCAGTGGTGGCCTTGTACAGGAGCCACCTCCTCTACGCCATTCAG GGTCAGATGGATGAAGATGTACAGCGGATTCTGAGTCAGATCCTGCAGATGCAAAGACTCCAGGCCCAGGGCCGCTGA
- the ANKRD24 gene encoding ankyrin repeat domain-containing protein 24 isoform X1 — MKQLCLCATASFAAPTQDHSPRQLRLSPTDLGSCPPCGPCPIPKPAARGRRQSQDWGKSDERLLQAVENNDAARVASLIARKGLVPTKLDPEGKSAFHLAAMRGAASCLEVMLTHGANVMSTDGAGYSALHLAAKYGHPQCLKQLLQASCVVDTVDSSGWTALHHAAAGGCISCSEMLCSFKAHLNPRDRLGTTPLIIAAQMCHTDLCRLLLQQGAAANDQDLQGRTALMLACEGASPETVEVLLQGGAQPGITDALGQDAAHYGALAGDKLILHLLQEAAQRPSPPSEDDSGEASSQNSVSSHEKQGAPKKRKAPQPPANIPMPDDQDAYEEIVRLRQERGRLLQKIRGLEQHQERRKQELPEAEASSLHSLERQVQELQQLLAEKQEEKESLGREVESLQSRLSLLENERENTSYDVATLQDEEGELPDFPGAEALLSKHLSPSAQELLASLQEQVTMLTRQNQELMEKVQILEHFEKDEMEAGSLAEVIPLALYDSLRAEFNQLRRQHAKALQALEQQEAQEAPGEEEAAPREGKGPGAKTTRNGPVQTELNGTAAPETRFNGAESTDEEAAGVETTEARALEAASMVAEATETRPTDAEATETEGVGAERLETKATGAEVTETKTLEEGGNPETKATGAESTNMKTEEPEWKASGTGAVPEELTGTGTMKTEAVGVEATTPRVTPGPALHPSAAGLEAAHGKAEPAEAEGGGAGGVGSGDTGQLRAALEQAREDLRDRDCRLRELEAASARLDEAQAGRLLAEEEARGLRAELAQREELRLELSRELQALREQLATATAAGEQQRAAAVKLGQARDAAEARAAELAAACEEARRGLAELREASEGLRQAAVPASAHHRLQEEALELRGRAASLEQEVVATGKEAARLRAELERERVGSVARLEHERIVGALQADVARLQGQLEELGRRHEKTSAEVFQVQREALFMKSERHAAEAQLATAEQQLRGLRTEAERARQAQSRAQEALERAKEKDKKITELSKEVFSLKEALKDQPGAPGSSEVEALRGQVKALREQLEEASRDHSAVVALYRSHLLYAIQGQMDEDVQRILSQILQMQRLQAQGR; from the exons ATGAAGCAGCTGTGCCTTTGCGCCACCGCCTCCTTTGCG GCCCCCACCCAGGACCACTCCCCCCGGCAGCTGCGACTCAGCCCCACTGACCTTGGCTCCTGCCCACCCTGCGGCCCCTGCCCCATCCCGAAGCCGGCAGCCAGAGGCAGGCGCCAG AGCCAGGACTGGGGCAAAAGTGACGAGCGGCTGCTGCAGGCCGTGGAGAACAATGATGCCGCACGGGTGGCCTCCCTCATTGCCCGCAAGGGGCTGGTGCCCACGAAGCTGGACCCCGAGGGCAAGTCCGC aTTCCACCTGGCGGCCATGAGGGGTGCAGCCAGCTGTCTAGAGGTGATGCTGACACACGGCGCCAACGTTATGAGCACGGATGGGGCAG gTTACAGTGCCCTCCACCTGGCCGCCAAGTATGGGCACCCTCAGTGCTTGAAGCAACTACTGCAG GCATCCTGCGTGGTGGATACTGTGGACAGTAGTGGGTGGACGGCCCTGCATCACGCAG cGGCTGGCGGCTGCAtctcctgctcagaaatgctctgCTCCTTCAAGGCACATCTGAATCCCCGAGATCGG ctggGTACAACACCCCTCATCATAGCAGCTCAGATGTGTCACACAGATCTGTGCCGCCTTCTCCTGCAGCAAGGGGCTGCTGCAAATGACCAGGACCTTCAGGGCAG GACGGCCCTGATGCTGGCCTGTGAGGGAGCCAGCCCCGAAACAGTGGAGGTGCTGCTGCAGGGTGGGGCCCAGCCGGGCATCACTGATGCGCTGGGCCAGGACGCTGCTCACTACGGCGCCCTGGCCGGGGACAAACTCATCCTACACCTCCTGCAGGAGGCCGCCCAGCGCCCCTCACCACCCAGCG aggaTGATTCAGGCGAGGCATCGTCTCAG AACTCTGTGTCCAGCCATGAAAAGCAAGGGGCCCCCAAGAAGCGGAAGGCACCTCAGCCCCCTGCCAATATCCCGATGCCG GATGATCAAGATGCCTATGAGGAGATCGTGCGGCTGCGACAGGAGAGGGGCCGCCTACTGCAGAAGATCCGGGGCCTGGAGCAGCACCAGGAACGGAGGAAGCAGGAG CTGCCAGAGGCGGAGGCCAGCTCCCTCCACAGCCTGGAGAGACAG GTGCAAGAGCTACAGCAGCTGCTGGcagagaagcaggaggagaaggagagtcTAGGACGGGAGGTGGAAAGTTTGCAGAGCAGGCTGTCCCTGCTGGAG AATGAGAGGGAGAACACCAGCTATGATGTGGCCACCCTGCAGGACGAGGAGGGTGAGCTGCCCGACTTCCCAG GGGCTGAGGCGCTGCTCTCCAAGCACCTAAGCCCATCGGCCCAGGAGCTCTTGGCCTCGCTGCAGGAGCAGGTGACCATGCTCACCAGACAGAACCAGGAGCTGATGGAGAAGGTCcag atCCTGGAGCACTTCGAGAAGGACGAGATGGAGGCTGGCAGTCTGGCCGAGGTCATCCCTCTGGCGCTGTACGACTCTCTCCGGGCTGAGTTTAACCAGCTCCGCAGGCAGCATGCCAAGGCCCTGCAGGCGCTGGAGCAACAGGAAGCGCAGGAGGCCCCTGGAGAAGAGGAGGCAGCCCCCAGGGAGGGCAAAGGCCCGGGAgccaagaccaccagaaacggaccGGTGCAAACAGAGCTTAACGGCACTGCAGCTCCGGAAACCAGATTTAATGGAGCCGAGAGCACAGATGAGGAGGCTGCAGGAGTAGAAACCACGGAAGCCAGAGCTTTGGAAGCAGCATCCATGGTGGCTGAGGCCACGGAAACAAGACCCACGGACGCTGAGGCCACGGAAACGGAGGGTGTGGGAGCCGAGCGCTTGGAGACAAAGGCCACAGGGGCTGAGGTCACAGAAACGAAAACTCTAGAAGAAGGAGGAAACCCAGAAACAAAGGCCACGGGAGCAGAGTCCACAAATATGAAAACAGAGGAACCAGAATGGAAGGCCAGTGGAACAGGTGCTGTGCCAGAAGAGCTCACAGGCACAGGGACCATGAAAACGGAGGCCGTGGGAGTGGAGGCCACGACCCCGAGGGTCACCCCAGGCCCCGCCCTGCACCCCAGTGCTGCCGGGCTGGAGGCGGCCCACGGCAAGGCTGAGCCCGCGGAGGCCGAGGGCGGTGGGGCTGGCGGGGTCGGCAGCGGTGACACAGGCCAGCTGCGGGCCGCCCTGGAGCAGGCCCGGGAGGACCTCCGAGACCGGGACTGCCGCCTCCGGGAGCTGGAAGCGGCCTCGGCCCGGCTGGACGAGGCCCAGGCCGGCCGGCTGTTGGCCGAGGAGGAGGCTCGGGGCCTGCGGGCAGAGCTGGCCCAGCGGGAGGAGTTGCGGCTGGAGCTGAGCCGGGAGCTGCAGGCCCTACGGGAGCAGCTGGCCACGGCCACAGCCGCCGGGGAGCAGCAGCGGGCCGCGGCCGTGAAGCTGGGCCAGGCGCGGGACGCGGCTGAGGCCCGGGCCGCCGAGCTGGCCGCGGCCTGCGAGGAGGCTCGGCGGGGCCTGGCGGAATTGCGTGAGGCGTCCGAGGGGCTCCGCCAGGCAGCGGTGCCGGCCTCGGCGCATCACCGGCTGCAGGAGGAGGCCCTGGAGTTGCGGGGCCGGGCGGCCAGCCTGGAGCAGGAGGTGGTGGCCACGGGCAAGGAGGCTGCCCGTCTGCGGGCAGAGCTGGAGCGCGAGCGTGTGGGCAGCGTGGCCCGCCTGGAGCACGAGCGCATCGTGGGTGCCCTGCAGGCCGACGTGGCCCGGCTGCAGGGGCAGCTGGAGGAGCTGGGGCGACGCCACGAGAAGACCAGCGCCGAGGTCTTCCAG GTGCAGCGGGAGGCGCTATTCATGAAGAGTGAACGGCACGCGGCCGAGGCCCAGCTGGCCACCGCAGAGCAGCAGCTGCGGGGGCTACGTACCGAGGCCGAGAGGGCACGCCAGGCCCAGAGCCGTGCCCAGGAGGCCCTGGAGAGGGCCAAGGAGAAGGACAAGAAG ATCACAGAGCTCTCCAAGGAAGTCTTCAGTCTTAAGGAGGCACTGAAGGACCAGCCGGGAGCCCCAGGCTCCTCGGAGGTGGAGGCCCTTCGCGGCCAGGTGAAGGCTCTACGGGAGCAGCTGGAG gAAGCTTCCAGGGACCACAGTGCAGTGGTGGCCTTGTACAGGAGCCACCTCCTCTACGCCATTCAG GGTCAGATGGATGAAGATGTACAGCGGATTCTGAGTCAGATCCTGCAGATGCAAAGACTCCAGGCCCAGGGCCGCTGA